From the Dethiosulfovibrio russensis genome, the window AAACGGCGGAGAGGATCTGCTTCGAGCTTCAGGAAAAGATGTCAGAAGGCCTTCCGGAAGGCTCTGCCGATGGCTTGCGAGAGACATCCGTTCCGGACTCGGAAACCGTTATGGAGGCCCTTGAATCCCTGGGATTTCAGAGACAATCCTCTTCGGAGGCATTGGCCTCAATAGCGAAAAAGAGGGGGTCCGTCGAGGGGTTGGGAGTGGAGGACCTAATCATGCTGGCGTTGAGGGAGCTGAATTCCAGAGCATAGGAGGTGCGTTGATTGGAACGGATGGAAGACAGAATAGTGGATGTCTCCGAAAAAGACGACGATCTATCGCTGCGTCCTCTATCGCTCGAGGATTTTACAGGCCAGGAATCCATAAAAAACAAGCTCAGGATTTACGTCAAAGCCGCCAGACAGAGAGGGGAACCGTTGGATCATTCTCTGTTCTACGGCCCCCCCGGTCTCGGGAAGACTACCCTGGCGGGCATCATAGCCAGAGAGATGGGGGGAGATCTCAGGATAACCACAGGCCCTGCCCTGGAGAAAACCGGGGATCTTGCAGCCATACTCTCCAACCTTCAGGACAACGATGTCCTCTTCATCGACGAAATTCACAGGATGAACAGCAGTATCGAGGAGGTTCTCTATTCGGCTATGGAGGACTTCTCTTTGCATATCATAGTGGGGAAGGGCCCTCTTGCTAGGAATATATGTCTTTCTCTTCCAAAGTTCACCCTTGTGGGAGCTACCACCAGACTGGGATTGTTGACATCTCCGCTCCGGGCACGCTTTGGGATAGTGGAGCAATTGAGCCTCTACTCCGCGGAAGAGCTTGCGTCGATAATATCCAGAGGAGCCGGGGTTCTCAATGTCTCCATTGAGGGGGAGGCTGCCTTGCTTATCGCTGGTCGATCCAGAGGGACTCCCAGGATAGCTCTGAGGATCCTCAGGAGGGTCAGAGACGTCGCGGAGGTCGCGGGAGACGGAGTAATAACTCCTGCTATTGCCGAACGAGCCATGTCCATGTTGGGTCTGGACGGCTTCGGTCTCGACGACGGGGATCGAAGGATACTGGAGGCATTGGTCGATCTTTTCTCCGGCGGTCCAGTCGGATTGTCTACCGTTGCTGCGTCGTTAAACGAGGAATCTCAAACCGTGGAGGACATATACGAACCCTATCTGCTCCAGCTGGGACTTCTGGAGAGGACTCCCAGAGGAAGAAAGGCGACCGCGAGGACCTATGAATACCTCGGACGGCGACCTCCTCGCTCTTCTCAGTTGACCATACCTACAGAGGAGGATACAGAATGAAGCAGAATAGATACAGTATAACCGTCTTGTTTTTGACGGTTATTTCCTTCGTTTCCCTTTATTTTGCCTCTCCCATACTTGCCAGCAGAAATATAAAAGTGGGGTTGGGCGAGGGGAAATCCACCGTTTCCCTCTATTCTTCCGCTCCGTTAAAGGCGTCGGATAAAAGCGGAACGGTCCTTTCCGGAAAAAAAGGGCTCTCTTTTTCCGTTTCAGGGCATCGCCTGATGTGCCAGGGGCGATCCATGGTCTCTCCTGTCACGGTCGTCTCCTCGTCGCCCATAGTATACGAAAAAAGACCTTATCTAGGGTCTTTTTCTCTGATATCGATAGGCGGCAGACTATCGGTGGTGAACGTCCTCGACATAGAGAGTTACCTTCGAGGTGTGCTTAAAATGGAGGCCAATCCCAAATGGCCCATGGAGGCTCTGAAGGTGCAAGCCATCATCTCCAGAACCTACGCCTTGAGATCCATAGGCCGTCATGGCGCCAAGGGGTACGATGTATGTGCCACCCCTCACTGTCAGGCCTACAGGGGAATAAACGCCCATGATCCTGTGACGGACCGAGCCGTAAGAGAGACGACGGGCATGGTGGTGAAATACGGAGGGACTCTGGCCAAGACCTTCTTTCACTCCGACAGTGGAGGTATGACCGCAGCGTCGGAGAACGTCTGGGGAGGCTCCGTTCCCTACCTTCGGCCTGTGAAGGACCCTGTTCCCTCCAACTCTCCTCATTCCAGATGGTCGATCAGCCTCAGCGGATCCCAGCTGGGCAAGGCACTCGCCAGAGGCGGCTATTCCATCGGGAGCGTCACAGATATTAAGATAAACTCGCTGGACGGTTCGGGCCGAGTGCTATCGATGACCCTGAGGGGAACGAAGGGCAGCAAGACAATGTCCGGTCATCGTTTCCGTATGGTAGTGGGAAGCAAGGTCGTAAAGAGCACGGCATTCAAGATAGTGTCCGGGGCGCAAAGCCAGGCTTACGATTCTATCGAATCAGGGAACCAGTCGGCAAGGTCGGACGAAGGGCTGACCTTAGAGGAAGAGTCTTTGATAATGACTCTGACCAAACAGGGAGCTTTTTCCTCGGAAGAATTGATAGCCATGTTGGTCGATCCGGCTAAAAAAAGGGAACTTCTGGATAAGAGGCGGGGAACCGTGACTCGAAAAGTTCAGAAGCCGTCTTCTTTTCCCAATAGCGGTTATTCACGGTCCAACGGGACCTTCCTTTTGGAGGGGACGGGCTGGGGGCATGGAGTAGGTTTATCTCAGTGGGGGGCTAGAGCCTTGGCGTTGGCTGGATGGGATGCCAAGAGGATAGTGGAGTATTATTATCCCGGTACGGTAGTCTCGTCGGACGGTCTCCGATAGGGATCTACCCATACAGGAAGCAACGTAAAAAAAATTGGAGGCTCGTTCTTTTTCATGGAAGAAAACATATTCAAGGTATCCTCTTACGATTACCGACTGCCGGAGGAACTCATAGCTCAAAACCCTGCGGACCCCAGGGATAGCTCTCGATTGATGGTCCTCTCCAGAGAGGATGGAAGCCTGGATCACAGGGTCTTTTCCGATCTTGTAGAATATCTAAGGCCTGACGACGTTTTGGTGAGGAACGATACCAAGGTTATGGCGGCTCGACTGAAGGGCAAAAAGGTCGAGGGAGAGGCTGAGGTCGAGATTCTGGTGCTCTCCAGATTATCCGGTCAGACCTGGGAAGCTATGGTACGCCCAGGTAGAAGGCTGAAGCCGGGAATCTCTGTTCAGCTTTCCGATGGGACCATTGTCAAGGTGGACGGTATCAGGCCGGAGGGGCTGAGATCTGTGACCTTCCCTGATGACGTGGATGTTCCATCTCTTTTAGATAAAGTGGGAACCGTGCCGCTTCCTCCCTATATAACCGATTCGAATGCCTCCCCCGAAGCCTATCAGACAGTCTTCGCCAACAAAGTAGGCTCTGCTGCGGCTCCTACCGCCGGTTTACACTTTACCCCTGAGCTTATAGAGCGGATAGAAAAAAAAGGTGTCGAGATACTGGATGTAACCCTCC encodes:
- the ruvB gene encoding Holliday junction branch migration DNA helicase RuvB, with the translated sequence MEDRIVDVSEKDDDLSLRPLSLEDFTGQESIKNKLRIYVKAARQRGEPLDHSLFYGPPGLGKTTLAGIIAREMGGDLRITTGPALEKTGDLAAILSNLQDNDVLFIDEIHRMNSSIEEVLYSAMEDFSLHIIVGKGPLARNICLSLPKFTLVGATTRLGLLTSPLRARFGIVEQLSLYSAEELASIISRGAGVLNVSIEGEAALLIAGRSRGTPRIALRILRRVRDVAEVAGDGVITPAIAERAMSMLGLDGFGLDDGDRRILEALVDLFSGGPVGLSTVAASLNEESQTVEDIYEPYLLQLGLLERTPRGRKATARTYEYLGRRPPRSSQLTIPTEEDTE
- a CDS encoding SpoIID/LytB domain-containing protein — protein: MKQNRYSITVLFLTVISFVSLYFASPILASRNIKVGLGEGKSTVSLYSSAPLKASDKSGTVLSGKKGLSFSVSGHRLMCQGRSMVSPVTVVSSSPIVYEKRPYLGSFSLISIGGRLSVVNVLDIESYLRGVLKMEANPKWPMEALKVQAIISRTYALRSIGRHGAKGYDVCATPHCQAYRGINAHDPVTDRAVRETTGMVVKYGGTLAKTFFHSDSGGMTAASENVWGGSVPYLRPVKDPVPSNSPHSRWSISLSGSQLGKALARGGYSIGSVTDIKINSLDGSGRVLSMTLRGTKGSKTMSGHRFRMVVGSKVVKSTAFKIVSGAQSQAYDSIESGNQSARSDEGLTLEEESLIMTLTKQGAFSSEELIAMLVDPAKKRELLDKRRGTVTRKVQKPSSFPNSGYSRSNGTFLLEGTGWGHGVGLSQWGARALALAGWDAKRIVEYYYPGTVVSSDGLR
- the queA gene encoding tRNA preQ1(34) S-adenosylmethionine ribosyltransferase-isomerase QueA gives rise to the protein MEENIFKVSSYDYRLPEELIAQNPADPRDSSRLMVLSREDGSLDHRVFSDLVEYLRPDDVLVRNDTKVMAARLKGKKVEGEAEVEILVLSRLSGQTWEAMVRPGRRLKPGISVQLSDGTIVKVDGIRPEGLRSVTFPDDVDVPSLLDKVGTVPLPPYITDSNASPEAYQTVFANKVGSAAAPTAGLHFTPELIERIEKKGVEILDVTLQVGLGTFRPVKEEDLRHHPMHRERCQISSYTADRINEAKAQGRRIVAVGTTSVRTLESMGDSGVLLSGERDTSLFIYPGFEFKIVDAMITNFHLPQSTLLMLVSAFAGRERTLNAYKEAVSMAYRFFSFGDAMFIY